One Halocalculus aciditolerans DNA segment encodes these proteins:
- a CDS encoding cbb3-type cytochrome c oxidase subunit I, which produces MLDSPAIDGDEKPPGIWRWLTTVDHKDIGVLYIVFAAFTGIWGAVDAMMIRTALLTPAADIWHEMTYNGLFTSHGLTMLFLFATPLAIGLANYFVPLLVDADDMAFPRVNAVAFWLLPPAAVLIRTGIITDLLGLTTWAPPMVGWTLYVPLSIEKSNFTVNIVLLGLHLSGVATTLGGINVVATVVAERSPDVSWADLDIFTWTMFTTGGLILFAFPLLGAVLLMLLGDRLLGTMFFTGPGGPVLFQHLFWFFGHPEVYILVLPAMGLISHILPRFTGRTLFGYKAVVYSTFAIAVLSFGVWAHHMFTTGLDPRLQASFMVITFAIAVPSAVKTFNWIATIWNGRIRVTAPFLFCFGAIANFIVGGITGVFLGAIPVDRIVHGTNFVVGHFHLMLVGMMVFSFFAACYYWFPLLTGRWYNVPLAKLHFWLSFVGVVAAFGAMLVLGIDGLPRRMASYPVSFAPLQQLITVAAYVLGIGQLVWLWNVLRSLVVGDRVESGDPWDLADDGLLTREWAWFDDRFDR; this is translated from the coding sequence ATGCTCGATAGCCCAGCCATCGACGGCGACGAGAAACCCCCCGGCATCTGGCGGTGGCTCACCACCGTCGACCACAAGGACATCGGCGTCCTCTACATCGTCTTCGCCGCTTTCACCGGCATCTGGGGGGCCGTCGACGCGATGATGATTCGCACCGCCCTCCTCACGCCGGCCGCCGACATCTGGCACGAGATGACCTACAACGGCCTCTTCACCTCGCACGGCCTCACGATGCTCTTCCTCTTCGCGACGCCGCTCGCCATCGGCCTCGCGAACTACTTCGTCCCGCTCCTCGTCGACGCCGACGACATGGCGTTCCCCCGCGTGAACGCCGTCGCCTTCTGGCTCCTCCCGCCCGCCGCCGTCCTCATCCGCACGGGCATCATCACCGACCTCCTCGGCCTCACCACGTGGGCTCCGCCGATGGTCGGCTGGACGCTCTACGTCCCGCTCTCCATCGAGAAATCCAACTTCACGGTGAACATCGTCCTGCTCGGCCTCCACCTCTCCGGCGTCGCCACGACGCTCGGCGGCATCAACGTCGTCGCCACCGTCGTCGCCGAACGCTCCCCCGACGTCTCCTGGGCGGACCTCGACATCTTCACGTGGACGATGTTCACCACCGGCGGCCTCATCCTGTTCGCGTTCCCGCTCCTCGGCGCGGTCCTCCTCATGCTCCTCGGCGACCGGCTCCTCGGCACGATGTTCTTCACCGGCCCCGGCGGCCCCGTCCTCTTCCAGCACCTCTTCTGGTTCTTCGGCCACCCCGAGGTCTACATCCTCGTCCTCCCGGCGATGGGGCTCATCAGCCACATCCTCCCGCGGTTCACCGGCCGCACCCTCTTCGGCTACAAGGCCGTCGTCTACTCGACGTTCGCCATCGCCGTCCTCTCCTTCGGCGTGTGGGCGCACCACATGTTCACGACGGGCCTCGACCCGCGCCTCCAGGCGTCCTTCATGGTCATCACGTTCGCCATCGCCGTCCCGTCCGCCGTCAAGACGTTCAACTGGATCGCGACTATCTGGAACGGGCGGATTCGGGTGACCGCGCCGTTCCTCTTCTGCTTCGGCGCGATCGCGAACTTCATCGTCGGCGGCATCACCGGCGTCTTCCTCGGCGCGATCCCCGTGGACCGAATCGTCCACGGCACGAACTTCGTCGTCGGCCACTTCCACCTGATGCTCGTCGGGATGATGGTGTTCTCCTTCTTCGCGGCCTGCTACTACTGGTTCCCGCTCCTCACCGGCCGCTGGTACAACGTCCCGCTCGCGAAACTCCACTTCTGGCTCTCCTTCGTCGGCGTCGTCGCCGCGTTCGGCGCGATGCTCGTCCTCGGCATCGACGGCCTCCCGCGCCGCATGGCGTCCTATCCGGTGTCGTTCGCGCCGCTCCAACAGCTCATCACGGTCGCCGCGTACGTCCTCGGCATCGGCCAGCTCGTCTGGCTCTGGAACGTCCTCCGGTCGCTCGTCGTCGGCGACCGCGTCGAATCCGGCGACCCCTGGGACCTCGCCGACGACGGCCTCCTCACCCGCGAGTGGGCGTGGTTCGACGACCGATTCGACCGATAG
- a CDS encoding alanyl-tRNA editing protein, with product MTEAIYLAETETRSFEATVERVADDRVVLDRTAFYPTGGGQPHDTGTLEADGGTWDVVGVEKKDTIYHRLDGGDPPSAGTTVTGTIDWERRYGHMRHHTAQHLVSAVLLEEFDAETTGNQVYAERARIDCAYPKFDDGDLDHLEARVNDYVERAIPVEWYTLEREEAEERLDPERTRIELLPDSIREIRIVEIAGVDRTACAGTHVSNTADVGMFEVTGRETKGSDEERVNFRLR from the coding sequence ATGACGGAGGCGATCTACCTGGCGGAGACGGAGACCCGGTCGTTCGAGGCGACCGTAGAGCGCGTCGCCGACGACCGCGTCGTCCTCGACCGGACCGCGTTCTACCCCACGGGCGGCGGTCAACCCCACGACACCGGGACGCTCGAAGCGGACGGCGGGACGTGGGACGTCGTCGGCGTGGAGAAGAAGGACACCATCTACCACCGCCTCGACGGCGGCGACCCGCCGAGCGCGGGAACGACGGTCACGGGAACCATCGACTGGGAGCGCCGATACGGGCATATGCGCCACCACACCGCCCAGCACCTCGTCTCCGCCGTCCTCTTAGAAGAGTTCGACGCGGAGACGACGGGGAATCAGGTGTACGCGGAGCGGGCGCGCATCGACTGTGCCTACCCGAAGTTCGACGACGGCGACCTCGACCACCTCGAAGCCCGCGTGAACGACTACGTCGAGCGCGCGATTCCCGTCGAGTGGTACACGCTGGAGCGCGAGGAAGCAGAAGAGAGACTCGACCCGGAGCGCACGCGCATCGAACTGCTTCCCGACTCCATCCGCGAGATTCGCATCGTCGAAATCGCGGGCGTGGACCGGACGGCCTGCGCGGGGACGCACGTCTCCAACACCGCTGACGTGGGGATGTTCGAAGTCACGGGCCGAGAGACGAAGGGGAGCGACGAAGAGCGCGTGAACTTCCGACTGCGGTAG
- a CDS encoding LysE family translocator — protein sequence MVVSLLAGVLLGLSLAAPPGPMNAVIANESVNGGWRSGVAAGLGAMTADACFFVLALLGVVTFVREFPVVRGVMVGIGGLLMLYFAYGAYLDAQTALSERSAPGAGFRKAFALAITNPYQVVWWLTAGVALLDPGSVEVAGYTLATGNGTLTVVGFFAGIFLWITGFPSVLVTTGRRVDSLAKAVGYGSAVLLAGFGVLFCYQSVDALLKTL from the coding sequence ATGGTCGTCTCACTACTCGCCGGCGTTCTCCTCGGGCTGTCGCTCGCCGCGCCGCCGGGGCCGATGAACGCCGTCATCGCGAACGAATCCGTGAACGGCGGGTGGCGCTCCGGCGTCGCCGCCGGGCTCGGCGCGATGACCGCGGACGCCTGTTTCTTCGTGCTCGCGCTCCTCGGCGTCGTGACGTTCGTCCGGGAGTTCCCGGTCGTCCGCGGCGTCATGGTGGGTATCGGCGGGCTCTTGATGCTCTACTTCGCGTACGGCGCGTATCTCGACGCGCAGACCGCGCTCTCAGAGCGGAGCGCCCCGGGCGCGGGGTTCAGGAAGGCGTTCGCGCTCGCGATCACGAACCCGTATCAGGTCGTCTGGTGGCTCACCGCCGGCGTCGCGCTCCTCGATCCCGGGAGCGTCGAGGTCGCGGGATACACGCTCGCGACGGGGAATGGCACGCTCACCGTCGTCGGGTTCTTCGCCGGCATCTTCCTCTGGATAACGGGCTTCCCGAGCGTCCTCGTGACCACCGGCCGGCGCGTCGACTCGCTCGCGAAAGCCGTCGGCTACGGCAGCGCCGTCCTCCTCGCCGGATTCGGCGTTCTCTTCTGCTACCAGAGCGTCGACGCCCTCCTGAAAACGCTCTGA
- a CDS encoding HD domain-containing protein codes for MGVEIKDSRVSDGEFESMRTFVYDYLQASVDNEDDGGRMRWYPWHSAEYRFNHIRNVVDLATTIAAKEGADEDVVRVAALFHDIAKLDADQDVHAEEGARVARKYLETHGDYPASFVDRVCAAIEDHSHQGDLTDLSLEAQCLVEADLLDKVGANGTALMLLRMGYEARTHMDAAEMVERVLERGRNATARVESDAGESIAYERLKRVRWFREWLEDEVPGMDAADLD; via the coding sequence ATGGGTGTCGAGATAAAGGACTCACGCGTCTCCGACGGCGAGTTCGAGTCCATGCGCACGTTCGTCTACGACTACCTCCAGGCGAGCGTCGACAACGAGGACGACGGCGGCCGGATGCGCTGGTACCCCTGGCACTCCGCCGAATACCGCTTCAACCACATCCGGAACGTCGTCGACCTCGCGACCACAATCGCCGCGAAGGAAGGCGCAGACGAGGACGTCGTCCGCGTCGCCGCCCTCTTCCACGACATCGCGAAACTCGACGCCGACCAGGACGTCCACGCCGAAGAGGGCGCGCGCGTCGCCCGCAAATACCTGGAGACGCACGGCGACTACCCGGCGTCCTTCGTCGACCGCGTCTGCGCAGCCATCGAAGACCACAGCCACCAGGGCGACCTCACGGACCTCTCCCTCGAAGCGCAGTGCCTCGTCGAAGCCGACCTCCTCGATAAGGTCGGCGCGAACGGAACCGCACTAATGCTCCTCCGCATGGGGTACGAGGCGCGGACGCACATGGACGCCGCCGAGATGGTAGAACGCGTCCTCGAACGCGGCCGGAACGCCACCGCGCGCGTCGAGAGCGACGCCGGCGAATCCATCGCCTACGAACGCCTCAAACGCGTCCGTTGGTTCCGCGAGTGGCTCGAAGACGAAGTCCCCGGCATGGACGCGGCCGACCTCGACTGA
- a CDS encoding metal-dependent transcriptional regulator yields the protein MLSDVMEDYLKAIYTLEREEGAPVRTSDIAASLDVTPPTVTSMLDKLEERGLVDREKYKGAELTEEGEAVALEVLRHHRLLEAYLAEHLDYDWSEVHEEADTLEHHISEAFEERVASALGDPAVDPHGDPIPTPDLEPLPGDDTARLTDAEEGDVVVVSRVSDRDDEHLSYLADAGVKPGAILTVVEVTPIDMLTVEVNGRPDAPAGSSEGRPDAAGTSEGRPDAPAESGSERVHLPTAIAAQIRVQPRTEATA from the coding sequence ATGCTGAGTGACGTGATGGAGGACTACCTGAAGGCCATCTACACGCTGGAGCGCGAGGAGGGCGCTCCGGTCCGGACGTCCGACATCGCCGCATCCCTCGACGTGACGCCGCCGACCGTGACGAGCATGCTCGACAAGCTCGAAGAGCGCGGGCTCGTCGACCGCGAGAAGTACAAGGGCGCAGAGCTCACGGAGGAGGGCGAGGCCGTCGCGCTCGAAGTGCTCCGTCACCACCGCCTCCTCGAAGCCTACCTCGCCGAGCACCTCGACTACGACTGGAGCGAAGTCCACGAGGAGGCGGACACGCTCGAACACCACATCTCCGAGGCGTTCGAGGAGCGCGTCGCGAGCGCGCTCGGCGACCCCGCCGTGGACCCGCACGGCGACCCGATTCCGACGCCCGACCTCGAACCGCTCCCGGGCGACGACACCGCGCGCCTCACCGACGCCGAGGAGGGTGACGTCGTCGTCGTCTCGCGCGTCAGCGACCGCGACGACGAACACCTCTCCTACCTCGCCGACGCCGGCGTCAAACCCGGCGCGATTCTCACCGTCGTCGAAGTCACGCCCATCGACATGCTCACGGTAGAAGTCAACGGGCGACCCGACGCGCCAGCCGGGTCGAGCGAAGGGCGTCCCGATGCGGCCGGGACGAGCGAAGGGCGTCCCGATGCGCCAGCCGAATCCGGAAGCGAGCGCGTCCATCTGCCGACGGCGATTGCGGCGCAGATACGCGTCCAGCCGCGGACCGAAGCGACGGCGTAA